The following are encoded in a window of Cydia strobilella chromosome 1, ilCydStro3.1, whole genome shotgun sequence genomic DNA:
- the LOC134746016 gene encoding mitochondrial pyruvate carrier 2-like isoform X1, with protein sequence MSKLYKTVITACDRYVPNNLRPLWNHEAGPKTVFFWAPFFKWSLVLTSLDEFRRPIESVSPSTAAALSATGLIWTRYCLVIKPVAHSLAVCNFSLGIANGVQCLRAMRHHYEKDQAAAATESEF encoded by the exons ATGTCTAAGCTCTACAAAACCGTTATCACTGCGTGCGACAGATACGTTCCTAACAACTTACGTCCGCTATGGAACCACGAAGCTG GACCAAAAACAGTCTTCTTTTGGGCCCCTTTCTTCAAATGG AGTCTAGTCCTGACGTCTCTCGACGAGTTCCGCCGCCCCATCGAGAGCGTGTCGCCGTCCACCGCGGCCGCTCTCAGCGCCACCGGCCTCATCTGGACTCGCTACTGTTTGGTCATCAAGCCAGTCGCTCATTCGCTGGCGGTGTGCAACTTTTCCTTGGGGATAGCCAATGGTGTGCAGTGTCTTAGGGCTATGAGGCACCACTACGAGAAAGATCAGGCTGCAGCCGCTACCGAAtctgaattttaa
- the LOC134746016 gene encoding uncharacterized protein LOC134746016 isoform X2 has protein sequence MSKLYKTVITACDRYVPNNLRPLWNHEAGPKTVFFWAPFFKWGLVLAGIGDLTRPVESLSVPQSVSLAATGIVWSRYSLVIIPKNYSLFSVNVFVACTSLYQLGRAVKHAQEQKKIKEN, from the exons ATGTCTAAGCTCTACAAAACCGTTATCACTGCGTGCGACAGATACGTTCCTAACAACTTACGTCCGCTATGGAACCACGAAGCTG GACCAAAAACAGTCTTCTTTTGGGCCCCTTTCTTCAAATGG GGTTTGGTGCTTGCTGGGATAGGTGACCTCACTCGGCCCGTGGAGAGCCTTTCCGTCCCCCAATCTGTATCCCTGGCCGCCACCGGCATCGTCTGGTCGCGGTACTCTCTCGTCATCATCCCTAAAAACTATAGCTTGTTCTCTGTCAATGTGTTTGTGGCCTGCACTAGTCTGTACCAACTCGGTAGAGCTGTGAAACACGCGCaagagcaaaaaaaaatcaaggaAAACTAA
- the LOC134746123 gene encoding uncharacterized protein LOC134746123 — MGTSTMGSDLHSDKQDKLLKLQARKKELEQLLATKNEELYKLCVQEVQLTGIMPPEAPLSPEVPRERLNSVRSTDRSTDGNDVQDGSDNTSRRLRTAPGERLHDSDQNLRKNLTHRLSTPSISGMSTKSAHPRHIRRPETSCSNFFPSPPQERNPETFSMHTSHTYPALAGRHEPIQPMTENMHNDVNQPPGYRHHTMTTEYMNKIYYNNAPDAHVTRLRETHFSSSHPDITTHYTHTTAAPQPMAQQNGMRNNALLYQYASHLKAQSQHLAALPHHHQMQVQSKRRPEGNRRNTLQRTQTYHLTSHSDYNQHLENIMDTHRPPLPMYQHRSQPDIQEQPTDRIHVPTERPTVPNTLPLRERNARPMHMPLQVSTDEYIHERRGYPDALSPVSQLSGYSQGNFDSVSMNKFSPLSQDSKVREKQWYETSLDSPTKAEAPLLKKSSSLKRTSSIGNSQTYEIMISTGRHSAMQSPNQSHSPSVLSPTSSTLESPKNLTVIEQGKCIPYREETKPFEMSDFYKYSTKFRQAGPPKTQPAPMHSGYNKLPMELPQYAQDHWQGQSN, encoded by the coding sequence ATGGGTACAAGCACGATGGGTAGCGATCTACACTCAGATAAGCAGGACAAGTTATTGAAATTGCAAGCTAGAAAGAAAGAATTAGAGCAGCTTTTAGCCACAAAGAACGAGGAATTGTATAAACTATGTGTTCAAGAAGTTCAACTGACGGGAATCATGCCACCCGAGGCGCCTTTGAGCCCCGAAGTGCCGAGAGAAAGACTAAACAGCGTACGTAGTACTGATAGGTCAACTGATGGCAATGACGTCCAAGACGGCTCAGATAACACTTCCAGACGTCTCCGAACGGCTCCAGGAGAGCGTTTGCACGATTCAGATCAGAATCTACGCAAAAACCTCACACACAGACTTTCTACGCCATCGATATCAGGTATGTCGACGAAAAGTGCGCACCCAAGACATATACGGCGTCCGGAAACTAGCTGTTCTAATTTCTTCCCGTCCCCGCCTCAGGAAAGGAATCCAGAGACTTTTTCAATGCACACTTCTCACACCTATCCAGCATTAGCAGGAAGACATGAGCCAATTCAGCCAATGACTGAGAACATGCACAATGATGTCAATCAGCCTCCTGGGTACAGACACCACACAATGACCACTGAGTATatgaataaaatttactataacaatgCTCCCGATGCTCACGTTACTCGTCTACGAGAGACACACTTCAGCTCGAGCCATCCTGATATTACTACCCACTACACTCACACCACTGCTGCTCCACAGCCAATGGCACAACAGAATGGTATGAGAAATAATGCTCTCTTATATCAGTATGCTTCTCATCTGAAAGCCCAGAGTCAACATTTGGCAGCTCTTCCTCATCACCACCAAATGCAAGTTCAATCTAAAAGAAGACCTGAAGGCAACCGGAGGAACACATTGCAGCGCACACAGACCTACCATTTAACATCACATAGCGATTACAATCAACACTTAGAGAATATTATGGACACCCACAGGCCCCCCTTGCCAATGTACCAGCACCGATCTCAGCCAGATATTCAAGAGCAGCCTACGGATAGAATACATGTGCCTACAGAGAGGCCTACTGTACCTAACACCTTGCCTTTGCGTGAACGAAATGCCAGACCTATGCACATGCCCCTACAAGTATCTACAGATGAATATATCCATGAAAGACGAGGTTATCCTGATGCGCTGAGCCCTGTCAGTCAGTTATCAGGATATTCTCAAGGAAATTTTGACTCGGTCAGTATGAATAAATTTTCACCTCTATCTCAAGATTCTAAAGTCCGAGAGAAGCAATGGTATGAAACCTCATTAGACTCTCCAACCAAAGCTGAGGCACCTTTACTGAAGAAGAGTTCCAGTCTCAAAAGGACTTCAAGTATAGGTAACTCCCAAACTTATGAGATAATGATTTCCACTGGTCGCCATTCTGCTATGCAGAGCCCTAATCAGTCCCACAGTCCCTCCGTGCTATCACCAACAtcttctaccttagaatctccCAAGAACTTAACAGTCATTGAACAAGGTAAATGCATACCATACAGGGAGGAGACGAAGCCTTTTGAAATGTcagatttttataaatactcAACTAAGTTCCGGCAAGCAGGGCCTCCGAAGACTCAGCCTGCACCGATGCATTCAGGGTACAATAAGTTACCCATGGAGTTACCGCAGTATGCACAGGACCATTGGCAGGGACAAAGCAACTaa